From a single Pseudobacteroides sp. genomic region:
- a CDS encoding pectinesterase family protein: MDFFFKLTPPYHIVNKSGNFRTVQAAIDSVPSANTKQVVIYVKNGTYEEVVTIRKDNIYLIGESNTGTIITYGNYAGKSKPDGTIYGTSGSASFYLYGKNSILENIMLENSFDENTNTTGKQAVAAYIQGDRNIIRNCIFTGNQDTLYANGGRQYYIKCKIVGDTDFIFGGATAVFDNCEIISTVRGGYVTAASTDISNYGYLFVNCRLTSDAPTNSTYLGRPWRPDAYVVYKACYLGAHINKNGWTTMSGNLPENARFFEYKNTGPGAVVNSTRRQLTDAKALEFTAENILKGTDNWNPFTVSTATPTSTPTPTPTPTATHKPADESGYTIYQAENASYNQAVFETKNAGYSGTGYVNYDGVVGSYIEWTVNIPAYGNVRLNFKYANGTASNRPLEIKVNGAQIIDSMDFNPTGSWTTWNINSTSILLNKGVNTIIAASLAAEGGPNIDYIEVIEIKNTPTPIGLVSADLNGDRVINMADVILLASTFNAVRGDNKYVEANDLNKDGSINMSEVIIMAAKFSMANT; this comes from the coding sequence ATGGATTTCTTTTTCAAGTTAACTCCCCCTTATCACATTGTAAATAAATCAGGGAATTTTAGAACTGTACAAGCTGCCATAGATTCGGTACCATCAGCCAATACAAAACAGGTGGTTATATATGTAAAAAACGGAACTTATGAGGAAGTTGTTACTATAAGAAAAGATAATATTTATCTGATTGGAGAAAGCAATACCGGCACTATAATCACCTATGGGAATTATGCTGGAAAATCAAAACCAGACGGAACTATCTATGGTACATCAGGTTCAGCATCATTCTATCTTTATGGCAAGAATTCTATTCTTGAAAATATTATGCTTGAAAATTCATTTGATGAAAACACAAATACTACAGGAAAACAGGCTGTAGCGGCCTACATCCAAGGCGACAGAAATATAATAAGAAATTGTATTTTTACAGGCAATCAGGACACATTATATGCAAATGGAGGCAGGCAATACTATATTAAATGTAAAATAGTGGGCGATACTGATTTCATATTTGGAGGGGCAACAGCGGTATTTGATAATTGTGAAATTATTTCAACAGTAAGAGGCGGTTATGTAACAGCTGCAAGTACCGACATATCTAATTATGGATACCTGTTTGTAAACTGCAGATTAACAAGTGATGCACCAACAAACTCAACGTATTTGGGAAGACCTTGGCGTCCGGATGCTTATGTGGTTTATAAAGCATGCTATTTGGGAGCTCATATTAATAAGAATGGCTGGACTACCATGAGCGGTAATTTGCCTGAAAATGCCAGATTTTTCGAATACAAAAATACAGGCCCTGGAGCAGTAGTCAATTCCACAAGAAGGCAATTAACCGATGCCAAGGCTCTGGAATTCACTGCGGAAAATATATTAAAGGGTACTGATAATTGGAACCCGTTTACGGTTTCTACTGCAACACCAACTTCGACACCAACTCCTACACCAACTCCTACAGCAACACATAAACCTGCAGATGAGTCAGGATATACAATTTATCAGGCTGAAAATGCCTCTTACAATCAAGCGGTATTTGAGACTAAGAATGCAGGTTACTCAGGTACGGGCTATGTAAACTATGATGGTGTCGTAGGAAGCTATATCGAATGGACTGTAAATATTCCAGCCTACGGTAATGTCAGACTTAATTTTAAATATGCAAATGGTACTGCCAGTAATAGGCCCTTGGAAATTAAAGTTAATGGGGCACAAATAATTGACAGTATGGACTTTAATCCAACCGGGTCATGGACGACGTGGAACATAAACAGCACAAGTATTCTCCTAAATAAAGGGGTTAATACAATTATAGCTGCTTCATTGGCGGCTGAGGGTGGTCCGAATATTGACTATATTGAAGTAATAGAAATAAAAAATACTCCTACTCCAATAGGTTTGGTAAGTGCCGATCTAAATGGTGATAGAGTTATAAATATGGCTGATGTTATACTTTTGGCATCTACCTTTAATGCAGTAAGGGGAGATAACAAATATGTTGAAGCCAATGATTTAAATAAAGATGGTTCAATAAACATGTCTGAGGTTATTATTATGGCCGCAAAATTTAGTATGGCTAATACATAA